From the Brassica napus cultivar Da-Ae chromosome A8, Da-Ae, whole genome shotgun sequence genome, one window contains:
- the LOC106361994 gene encoding shewanella-like protein phosphatase 2 produces the protein MSSRETNPNGICKNIPNLISSFVDTFVDYSFSGTFPPHDPTPPHEIPQTRFEKPDRLVAIGDLHGDLEKSKEAFKLAGLIDSSDRWTGGSTMVVQVGDVLDRGGDELKILYFLERLKREAERNGGKIVTMNGNHEIMNVEGDFRYVTEKGLEEVQVWLDWYCLGNEMKSLCQGLENVKDPYQGIPTCFPRAKPECFQGIRARIAALRPEGPVAKRFLSKNQTVAVVGDSVFVHGGLLAEHIEYGLERINEEVRGWIGGGGGRYAPVYCRGGNSVVWLRKFSDERPHKCDCSALEHALSTIPGVKRMIMGHTIQDSGINGVCDDKAIRIDVGMSKGCSDGLPEVLEISKDSGVRIVTSNPLYKEKGGESKMGLGLLVPAEHVPKQVEVKA, from the coding sequence ATGTCAAGCAGAGAAACAAACCCCAACGGAATCTGCAAAAACATCCCAAATCTCATCTCCTCCTTCGTCGACACCTTCGTCGACTACTCCTTCTCCGGCACATTCCCGCCGCACGATCCCACCCCACCGCACGAGATCCCGCAAACGCGTTTCGAGAAACCGGACCGCCTCGTCGCCATCGGCGATCTCCACGGCGATCTCGAGAAATCAAAAGAAGCGTTCAAACTCGCCGGATTGATCGATTCGTCTGACCGATGGACAGGCGGATCCACCATGGTGGTTCAAGTCGGCGACGTGCTCGATCGCGGCGGAGATGAGCTGAAGATCCTCTACTTCCTCGAGAGGCTGAAGCGAGAGGCCGAGAGAAACGGAGGTAAGATCGTGACTATGAACGGGAACCACGAGATCATGAACGTAGAAGGTGACTTTAGGTATGTTACCGAGAAAGGATTAGAGGAGGTTCAGGTTTGGTTAGATTGGTATTGCTTAGGGAACGAGATGAAGAGCTTGTGCCAAGGTCTTGAGAATGTTAAAGATCCTTACCAAGGGATCCCCACGTGCTTCCCACGTGCTAAACCTGAGTGCTTCCAAGGGATTAGAGCTAGGATCGCTGCGTTGAGACCTGAAGGTCCCGTTGCGAAGAGGTTCTTGTCCAAGAACCAGACGGTTGCTGTTGTTGGAGACTCGGTGTTTGTTCACGGAGGTCTTTTAGCTGAGCATATAGAGTATGGACTCGAGAGGATCAACGAGGAGGTTAGGGGTTGgattggaggaggaggagggaggTATGCGCCTGTGTATTGTAGAGGAGGGAACTCTGTGGTGTGGTTGAGGAAGTTTTCAGATGAAAGGCCTCATAAATGCGATTGTTCGGCGCTTGAGCATGCGCTTTCGACTATTCCTGGGGTTAAGAGGATGATCATGGGGCACACGATACAGGACAGTGGGATCAACGGTGTTTGTGATGATAAAGCTATTAGGATTGATGTGGGAATGTCCAAGGGGTGTTCGGATGGGTTGCCTGAGGTTTTGGAGATAAGCAAGGACTCTGGTGTGCGGATCGTTACGTCGAATCCGTTGTATAAGGAGAAGGGTGGTGAGAGTAAAATGGGTCTTGGGTTGTTGGTGCCAGCTGAACATGTTCCTAAGCAAGTGGAAGTCAAAGCTTAA
- the LOC106361996 gene encoding uncharacterized protein LOC106361996, whose protein sequence is MSCRRVLKSIQALAAHTLLFCFTLFLVLKLDHTLSSSWWMVFLPLWAFHAVVARGRFSLPAPVAPRNRHWAPCHAVVATPLLVAFELLLCIYLESSYGSWPPAVSLKVASLPLLAFEVTILIDNLRMCRALMPGDDDSTSDEAIWEALPHLWVAISMVFTLAATFFTLLKLSGDIAALSWWDLFINIGIAECFAFLVCTKWSNPVIHRSSRARETASSSTSIRYLDWNSGLVVPPEEDRHQDRFCSLQDIGGHMLKIPVIVFQVVLCMHLEGTPERAKDISIPVLFSPLFLLQGLGVLFAASKLIEKIVVLLRGEAGPGLYFRFSSRAHDCLGFLHHGSRLLGWWSIDEGNREEQARLYIDGESGYNTFSGHPPEIVKKMPKEDLAEEVWRLQAALGEQTEITKFSQQEYERLQNEKVLCRVCFEREISLVLLPCRHRVLCRLCSDKCKKCPACRITIEERLPVYDV, encoded by the exons ATGAGTTGTAGGAGAGTGCTGAAGTCGATACAGGCCTTGGCGGCTCATACTTTACTCTTCTGTTTCACCCTCTTCTTGGTTCTTAAGCTCGATCACACCCTCTCCTCCTCATGGTG GATGGTATTTTTGCCGCTGTGGGCTTTTCATGCAGTTGTTGCAAGAGGAAGGTTCTCCCTTCCTGCTCCTGTCGCTCCCCGTAACCGTCAT TGGGCTCCATGTCATGCTGTTGTTGCCACACCGTTGCTTGTAGCATTCGAGTTGCTGCTCTGTATATACCTCGAGAGTTCTTATG GTAGCTGGCCACCAGCTGTGAGCTTGAAAGTTGCATCTCTACCGTTATTGGCATTTGAAGTAACGATACTCATAGACAATCTGAG AATGTGTCGAGCATTGATGCCAGGAGATGACGACAGCACAAGTGACGAAGCAATTTGGGAGGCACTTCCT CATTTGTGGGTTGCTATTTCCATGGTGTTCACGTTGGCTGCTACCTTCTTCACACTCCTAAAGCTATCTG GTGATATAGCTGCTCTCAGCTGGTGGgatttgtttataaatattgG AATCGCTGAGTGCTTTGCTTTTCTTGTTTGCACAAAATGGTCCAACCCAGTGATCCATAGAAGCTCACGCGCCAGAGAAACGGCTTCGTCTTCAACCTCTATAAGATATCTTGACTGGAACAGTGGCCTCGTAGTTCCCCCGGAAGAGGATAGGCACCAAGATAGGTTCTGTAGTCTACAAGATATCGGTGGTCACATGTTGAAGATTCCCGTCATTGTATTTCAAGTTGTCCTCTGCATGCATCTAGAG GGGACTCCTGAGAGAGCCAAGGATATATCTATTCCAGTTTTGTTTTCTCCACTGTTCTTACTGCAAGGCCTTGGTGTTCTCTTTGCTGCGTCTAAGCTAATAGAGAAGATCGTCGTCTTACTGCGTGGGGAAGCTGGACCAGGACTCTATTTTAGATTTTCATCTAGAGCGCATGATTGCTTGGGCTTCTTGCACCATGGTTCCAG GCTATTAGGTTGGTGGTCCATTGATGAAGGGAACAGGGAGGAACAAGCTCGACTTTACATTGATGGAGAATCTGG TTACAACACCTTCAGTGGTCATCCGCCTGAGATAGTCAAGAAAATGCCAAAGGAAGATCTTGCTGAAGAG GTGTGGAGACTTCAAGCCGCTCTTGGCGAACAAACCGAAATCACAAAATTCAGCCAGCAAGAATATGAAAGACTGCAAAAT GAGAAAGTGCTGTGTAGGGTTTGCTTTGAAAGAGAAATCAGTTTGGTACTGCTTCCATGTAGGCACCGTGTTCTCTGCAG ACTCTGTTCAGACAAGTGTAAAAAGTGTCCAGCATGTCGTATAACCATCGAAGAACGGCTACCTGTATACGACGTTTGA
- the LOC106361992 gene encoding transcription factor MYB51, which produces MVRTPCCKAELGLKKGAWTPEEDQKLVSYVNCHGEGGWRTLPEKAGLKRCGKSCRLRWANYLRPDIKRGEFTEDEERSIISLHALHGNKWAAIARGLPGRTDNEIKNHWNTHIKKRLIKKGVDPVTHKSLISDKSENLPEIPEKQNVIQTIITSDDDLDNEKVKNNNEKPGLSSAKFLNRVANRFGKRINQSVLSEIIGSGGPLTTTTTSHTATTTSVTVNSESDKSTSSSFTPTSDLLCQMTVNGNATSSPSTFSEASVNDSLMYCDNEDNLGFSNFLNDEDFMMLEESSVDNTEFMKELSRFLEEDVNDDVEVMPVYEHQDNIEDIDNYFA; this is translated from the exons ATGGTGCGGACACCGTGTTGCAAAGCTGAACTAGGCTTAAAGAAAGGAGCATGGACTCCCGAGGAAGATCAGAAGCTTGTCTCCTACGTCAATTGTCACGGTGAAGGTGGATGGCGAACTCTCCCGGAAAAAgctg GACTCAAAAGATGTGGCAAAAGCTGCAGACTGAGATGGGCTAATTATCTACGACCTGACATCAAAAGAGGAGAGTTCACTGAAGATGAAGAACGTTCTATCATCTCTCTTCATGCCCTTCATGGCAACAA ATGGGCTGCAATAGCTCGTGGATTACCGGGAAGAACCGATAACGAAATCAAGAACCACTGGAACACtcatatcaaaaaacgtttgATAAAGAAAGGTGTCGATCCGGTTACACACAAGAGCTTGATCTCCGACAAATCAGAAAACCTCCCCGAGATTCCAGAGAAGCAAAACGTTATTCAGACAATTATAACGAGTGATGATGATCTTGATAATGAGAAGGTGAAGAATAACAACGAGAAGCCGGGATTATCATCGGCTAAGTTCTTGAACAGAGTAGCTAATAGGTTCGGAAAGAGAATCAATCAAAGTGTTCTGTCTGAGATTATCGGAAGTGGTGGCCCacttactactactactacaagTCACACTGCTACTACTACAAGTGTCACCGTTAACTCCGAATCAGATAAGTCAACTAGCTCTTCTTTCACACCAACCTCAGATCTTCTATGCCAGATGACTGTTAACGGTAACGCTACATCGTCTCCGTCCACATTCTCTGAGGCATCCGTTAATGATAGTTTAATGTACTGTGATAATGAGGATAATCTCGGATTCTCAAATTTTCTGAATGATGAAGATTTCATGATGTTGGAAGAGTCTAGTGTTGACAACACTGAGTTTATGAAAGAACTTTCGAGGTTTCTTGAGGAGGACGTGAACGACGACGTCGAGGTGATGCCTGTCTATGAGCATCAAGACAATATCGAAGATATTGATAACTATTTTGCATGA
- the LOC106361997 gene encoding actin-related protein 4-like isoform X2, whose product MYGGDEVSAIVVDLGSHTCKAGYAGEDAPKAVFPSVVGAVDGVEAMEVDVDSAKTNSNSEDKSEKDKGKRKLCVGSQALNYRRDHMEILSPIKDGIVSDWDLVDNIWEHAFRSCLMIDPKEHPMLLAEPPLNTQQQREKAAELMFEKYKVPALFMAKNPVLTSFATGRATSLVVDCGGGSTTISPVHEGYVLQKAVVSNPIGGEFLTDCLLKSLESKGIKIRPRYSFKRKEVRPGEFQVENVGLPDTTESYKLFCQRMIVGDIKDSICRVPDTPYDDKSYSNIPTTSYELPDGQTLEIGADKFKIPDVMFNPSIVQTIPGMEKYADMIPSVRGLPHMVMESINKCDVDIRRELYSSILLAGGTSSMQQLKERLEKDLIEESPHSARVKVLASGNTTERRFSVWIGGSILASLGSFQQMWFSKSEYEEHGASYIQRKCP is encoded by the exons ATGTACGGCGGAG ATGAAGTGTCAGCTATAGTGGTTGACTTGGGTTCGCACACTTGCAAGGCTGGCTACGCCGGCGAGGATGCTCCCAAGGCCGTCTTCCCTTCC GTTGTTGGGGCAGTGGATGGAGTAGAGGCAATGGAAGTGGATGTTGATTCTGCAAAGACTAATTCGAATTCAGAGGATAAGTCTGAAAAGGACAAGGGTAAACGCAAGCTCTGTGTGGGATCTCAAGCCTTGAATTACCGCAGGGATCATATGGAG ATCTTGTCACCGATCAAAGATGGCATAGTTTCTGATTGGGATTTGGTGGACAATATATGGGAGCATGCTTTCAG GAGTTGTCTGATGATTGATCCTAAGGAGCATCCCATGCTGCTAGCTGAGCCTCCTTTAAACACTCAACAGCAGAGAGAGAA GGCAGCAGAGCTAATGTTTGAGAAATACAAAGTTCCAGCGTTGTTCATGGCTAAGAATCCT GTTCTGACCTCTTTCGCTACTGGGCGTGCTACTTCATTGGTTGTTGACTG CGGTGGAGGATCCACAACTATTTCACCGGTGCATGAAGGCTATGTCCTTCAAAAG GCTGTTGTATCGAATCCAATTGGAGGGGAGTTTCTCACTGACTGTTTACTGAAAAGCTTGGAGAGTAAAGGAATTAAA ATAAGACCTAGATACTCTTTCAAGCGAAAGGAAGTGCGTCCAGGGGAATTCCAG GTTGAAAATGTAGGTCTTCCTGACACCACGGAAAGCTACAAGCTCTTCTGTCAG AGGATGATAGTTGGTGATATCAAGGATTCTATTTGCCGGGTTCCTGATACTCCCTATGACG ACAAGTCATATTCAAACATCCCAACTACATCTTACGAGCTTCCTGATGGCCA GACACTCGAGATTGGTGCTGATAAGTTCAAAATTCCTGATGTGATGTTCAACCCGTCCATAGTTCAG ACAATACCTGGAATGGAGAAGTATGCAGATATGATTCCTTCTGTTCGTGGGTTGCCACATATG GTCATGGAGAGCATCAACAAATGTGATGTGGATATCCGGAGAGAGTTGTATAGTAGCATACTG CTTGCTGGTGGCACATCATCAATGCAGCAGTTGAAAGAACGTCTAGAAAAGGACTTAATAGAA GAGTCACCTCACTCGGCTCGAGTCAAAGTGTTGGCGAGTGGTAACACAACAGAAAGAAGATTCAG TGTATGGATAGGAGGGAGTATATTAGCATCACTAGGCTCGTTTCAACAGATGTGGTTCTCCAAATCCGA GTACGAGGAACATGGCGCTTCATACATTCAGAGAAAGTGTCCTTAA
- the LOC106407450 gene encoding lipase 1-like, with protein sequence MQRFVDDALAVTKESVKTLTYESLNNFARFINGVSALLLTLIPGKASVLEGLHGWELRPTPRGPRLPRWMLIGVSSFNRFIHELSLDSDTSSLEYSSLEDDGEEEDSDGISTPPSPLSQTSLRSWTSLPEYYERHWTDWITFIVWLVLLPARILLWVPFYLLRLFCRQDSPMSPRRRYRRSSRPIPGKEHHVPIRTTDRRRGVIEDLQLGTEIFIEAVFDFFHKAAHLLLSPSEAFEIISSWFSSKEDYGDDVSDDELVQTYTLGDEDSSLTERTVTSLYNTDTRTCQDVITELGYPYEAIRVVTSDGYGLLLERIPRREARKAVYLQHGALDSSMGWVSNGVVGSPAFAAFDQGYDVYLGNFRGLVSRDHVNKNISSKDFWSYSINEHAREDIPAIIEKIHEIKTSELKLYQPNMEEVEQPYKLCLLSHSLGCAAVLMYVITRRIEEKPHRLSRLILLSPAGFHEDSNLFFTLIEHSFLLLGPVLSRIFPAFYIPTRFFRMLFNKLARDFHNYPAVGGLVQTLMGYVVGGDSSNWVGVIGLPHYNMDDMPAVSFRVALHLTQIKRTRKFRMFDYGSVGANMEVYGSPEPLDLGEFYGLIDVPVDLVAGKKDKVIRPSMVRKHYMLMRESGVADVSYSEFEYAHLDFTFSHREELLAYVMSRLLLVEPAKTQPVRKKGMKLKKKMETAKTEK encoded by the exons ATGCAGAGGTTCGTCGACGACGCTCTCGCTGTCACCAAAGA GTCAGTGAAAACTTTGACTTACGAGTCATTGAACAACTTTGCAAGATTCATAAACGGAGTTTCTGCACTTCTCCTCACTCTTATTCCTGGAAAGGCCAGTGTTCTTGAAGGTCTTCATGGATGGGAACTAAGGCCTACACCACGTGGACCTCGTTTACCACGCTGGATGCTCAT TGGAGTCTCTTCTTTCAACCGCTTCATTCACGAGCTCTCTCTGGATTCTGACACTTCCAGCTTGGAGTATTCCTCTCTAGAagatgatggagaagaagaagatagtgaTGGTATCTCAACGCCTCCGTCCCCCTTGTCTCAAACCTCACTCCGTTCTTGGACTAGTCTTCCTGAATACTACGAACGCCATTGGACAGATTGGATAACGTTCATAGTCTGGTTGGTTTTGCTACCCGCCAGGATCCTTCTATGGGTGCCGTTTTATCTTTTACGCCTTTTTTGCAGACAAGATTCTCCTATGAGCCCAAGAAGAAGGTACCGGCGTTCTTCTAGACCTATCCCAGGGAAAGAGCACCATGTCCCTATCCGAACTACTGATAGAAGACGTGGTGTCATTGAG GATCTTCAGCTTGGTACTGAGATTTTTATAGAAGCAGTATTTGACTTCTTTCACAAGGCAGCACATCTTCTACTTTCTCCATCAGAAGCCTTTGAAATAATCTCATCATGGTTCTCTTCTAAAGAAGACTACGGTGATGATGTTTCGGATGATGAACTGGTGCAGACTTACACTCTAGGAGACGAAGATTCATCACTTACGGAGAGAACCGTAACGAGCTTATACAATACAGATACTAGGACTTGTCAAGATGTCATAACAGAGCTTGGGTATCCATATGAAGCTATTCGTGTTGTTACATCTGATGGATATGGTCTTCTCTTGGAAAGGATACCAcg ACGAGAAGCGAGGAAGGCTGTTTACTTGCAGCATGGTGCTTTGGATTcttcaatggg ATGGGTATCAAATGGAGTTGTTGGCTCTCCAGCCTTTGCTGCTTTTGATCAAG GCTATGATGTTTACCTAGGGAACTTCCGCGGTCTAGTTTCAAGAGATCATGTGAACAAAAACATTTCCTCTAAAGA TTTCTGGAGCTACTCCATCAACGAGCATGCAAGAGAAGACATCCCCGCAATCATAGAGAAGATCCACGAGATCAAAACTTCAGAACTAAAACTCTACCAACCCAACATGGAAGAGGTAGAGCAACCTTATAAACTCTGCCTTCTCTCCCACAGTCTAGGCTGTGCTGCGGTTCTGATGTATGTAATCACCCGTAGAATCGAAGAGAAACCGCACAGACTCTCCAGACTGATCCTCCTCTCACCCGCCGGGTTTCACGAGGACTCCAACCTGTTCTTCACGTTGATAGAGCACTCTTTCCTCCTCTTGGGTCCGGTCCTATCCAGAATCTTTCCAGCTTTCTACATCCCCACAAGATTCTTCCGTATGCTTTTCAACAAGTTAGCTCGAGACTTCCACAACTATCCAGCTGTCGGTGGACTGGTCCAGACGCTGATGGGTTACGTAGTCGGTGGAGATAGCTCTAACTGGGTTGGAGTCATTGGTTTGCCTCACTACAACATGGACGACATGCCTGCTGTGTCCTTCCGCGTGGCTCTCCATCTTACTCAGATAAAACGTACCAGGAAGTTTAGAATGTTTGATTACGGTAGCGTGGGAGCTAACATGGAGGTTTATGGCTCTCCTGAGCCGCTTGATCTTGGAGAGTTTTACGGGTTGATAGATGTCCCTGTGGACTTGGTGGCCGGGAAGAAAGATAAAGTGATTAGACCGTCGATGGTTAGGAAACATTACATGTTGATGAGAGAATCAGGTGTTGCTGATGTTTCTTACAGTGAGTTTGAGTATGCTCATTTGGATTTTACCTTCTCTCACCGTGAAGAGCTTTTGGCTTATGTGATGTCGAGGTTGCTGCTCGTGGAGCCGGCAAAGACTCAGCCGGTTCGTAAGAAGGGgatgaagctgaagaagaaaatggaaaCTGCCAAAACGGAAAAATAG
- the LOC106361997 gene encoding actin-related protein 4-like isoform X1 produces MYGGDEVSAIVVDLGSHTCKAGYAGEDAPKAVFPSVVGAVDGVEAMEVDVDSAKTNSNSEDKSEKDKGKRKLCVGSQALNYRRDHMEILSPIKDGIVSDWDLVDNIWEHAFRSCLMIDPKEHPMLLAEPPLNTQQQREKAAELMFEKYKVPALFMAKNPVLTSFATGRATSLVVDCGGGSTTISPVHEGYVLQKAVVSNPIGGEFLTDCLLKSLESKGIKIRPRYSFKRKEVRPGEFQVENVGLPDTTESYKLFCQQRMIVGDIKDSICRVPDTPYDDKSYSNIPTTSYELPDGQTLEIGADKFKIPDVMFNPSIVQTIPGMEKYADMIPSVRGLPHMVMESINKCDVDIRRELYSSILLAGGTSSMQQLKERLEKDLIEESPHSARVKVLASGNTTERRFSVWIGGSILASLGSFQQMWFSKSEYEEHGASYIQRKCP; encoded by the exons ATGTACGGCGGAG ATGAAGTGTCAGCTATAGTGGTTGACTTGGGTTCGCACACTTGCAAGGCTGGCTACGCCGGCGAGGATGCTCCCAAGGCCGTCTTCCCTTCC GTTGTTGGGGCAGTGGATGGAGTAGAGGCAATGGAAGTGGATGTTGATTCTGCAAAGACTAATTCGAATTCAGAGGATAAGTCTGAAAAGGACAAGGGTAAACGCAAGCTCTGTGTGGGATCTCAAGCCTTGAATTACCGCAGGGATCATATGGAG ATCTTGTCACCGATCAAAGATGGCATAGTTTCTGATTGGGATTTGGTGGACAATATATGGGAGCATGCTTTCAG GAGTTGTCTGATGATTGATCCTAAGGAGCATCCCATGCTGCTAGCTGAGCCTCCTTTAAACACTCAACAGCAGAGAGAGAA GGCAGCAGAGCTAATGTTTGAGAAATACAAAGTTCCAGCGTTGTTCATGGCTAAGAATCCT GTTCTGACCTCTTTCGCTACTGGGCGTGCTACTTCATTGGTTGTTGACTG CGGTGGAGGATCCACAACTATTTCACCGGTGCATGAAGGCTATGTCCTTCAAAAG GCTGTTGTATCGAATCCAATTGGAGGGGAGTTTCTCACTGACTGTTTACTGAAAAGCTTGGAGAGTAAAGGAATTAAA ATAAGACCTAGATACTCTTTCAAGCGAAAGGAAGTGCGTCCAGGGGAATTCCAG GTTGAAAATGTAGGTCTTCCTGACACCACGGAAAGCTACAAGCTCTTCTGTCAG CAGAGGATGATAGTTGGTGATATCAAGGATTCTATTTGCCGGGTTCCTGATACTCCCTATGACG ACAAGTCATATTCAAACATCCCAACTACATCTTACGAGCTTCCTGATGGCCA GACACTCGAGATTGGTGCTGATAAGTTCAAAATTCCTGATGTGATGTTCAACCCGTCCATAGTTCAG ACAATACCTGGAATGGAGAAGTATGCAGATATGATTCCTTCTGTTCGTGGGTTGCCACATATG GTCATGGAGAGCATCAACAAATGTGATGTGGATATCCGGAGAGAGTTGTATAGTAGCATACTG CTTGCTGGTGGCACATCATCAATGCAGCAGTTGAAAGAACGTCTAGAAAAGGACTTAATAGAA GAGTCACCTCACTCGGCTCGAGTCAAAGTGTTGGCGAGTGGTAACACAACAGAAAGAAGATTCAG TGTATGGATAGGAGGGAGTATATTAGCATCACTAGGCTCGTTTCAACAGATGTGGTTCTCCAAATCCGA GTACGAGGAACATGGCGCTTCATACATTCAGAGAAAGTGTCCTTAA
- the LOC106361998 gene encoding monoacylglycerol lipase-like, translating to MICSSGRTIVIATGNSLPFQESSGDGIRIHLPINVAARRRSPMRSISSPLVLTPGTSALFSTRELNRFVTVTQTKEDKQRKGKVCVSPRKRSIVCCISPSPTPQPTKTVVVDDEVAVRRGLAMRRVLEDNGGDGSSVRDFSFFTTERGDTLFTQSWTRVGSVKNRGIVVLLHGLNEHSGRYNDFAKQLNVNGFKVYGLDWIGHGGSDGLHAYVPSLDYAVTDLSSFLEKVIAENPGLPCFCVGHSTGGAIILKAMLDPKIEARVSGIVLTSPAVGVQPSHPIFGVIAPFLAFLIPRYQLSAAKKKIMPVSRDPEALLAKYSDPLVYTGFIRARTGYEILRLGSHLLENLNRIKVPFLVLHGTADTVTDPKATQRLYDEASSSDKSIKLFDGLLHDLLFEPERGIIAGVILDWLNRRV from the exons ATGATCTGTTCAAGTGGGAGAACGATCGTAATAGCTACCGGAAACTCATTACCATTCCAAGAATCTTCCGGAGACGGGATTCGAATTCATCTCCCGATCAATGTCGCAGCTCGTCGACGATCACCAATGAGATCAATCTCCTCGCCGTTGGTTCTGACACCTGGCACCAGCGCTCTCTTCTCCACGCGGGAGCTTAACCGCTTCGTTACAGTCACCCAAACGAAAGAGGATAAACAGAGGAAGGGGAAAGTTTGCGTCTCGCCGAGGAAGAGGAGCATCGTCTGCTGCATTTCGCCGTCACCGACGCCGCAGCCGACGAAGACGGTGGTTGTTGATGATGAAGTGGCGGTTAGACGGGGTTTGGCAATGCGGCGGGTTTTGGAGGATAACGGCGGCGACGGAAGCTCCGTTAGAgacttctccttcttcacgaCTGAGAGAGGTGACACTTTGTTCACTCAGTCGTGGACACGTGTTGGCTCCGTTAAGAACAG GGGGATTGTTGTTCTGCTCCACGGTCTGAACGAACACAG TGGAAGGTATAATGACTTTGCTAAGCAGCTAAATGTTAATGGATTCAAGGTCTATGGATTAGACTGGATCG GTCATGGTGGAAGCGATGGCCTTCATGCTTATGTCCCTTCTCTTGATTATGCTGTCACTGATTTG AGCTCGTTTCTCGAGAAGGTGATTGCAGAAAACCCTGGACTGCCCTGTTTTTGCGTTGGTCACTCAACAGGAGGAGCCATCATCTTAaag GCTATGCTAGACCCCAAGATCGAAGCTCGAGTTTCAGGGATTGTGTTAACTTCACCCGCCGTTGGAGTCCAACCATCTCATCCCATCTTTGGT GTAATTGCACCATTCCTCGCGTTCCTCATCCCAAGATACCAGTTGAGTGCtgctaaaaagaaaataatgccCGTTTCTCGTGACCCGGAAGCTCTCCTGGCGAAATACTCCGACCCGTTAGTCTACACCGGGTTTATCAGAGCAAGAACCGGTTACGAGATCCTTAGACTCGGTTCCCATTTGCTGGAGAACCTGAATAGAATCAAGGTCCCGTTCCTTGTGCTTCACGGCACTGCTGATACGGTTACTGATCCTAAAGCTACTCAGAGACTGTACGATGAAGCTTCCTCGTCCGACAAGTCGATCAAGCTGTTTGATGGGTTGTTGCATGATCTGCTCTTTGAACCGGAACGGGGAATTATCGCTGGTGTCATATTGGATTGGCTAAACCGGCGGGTTTAA
- the LOC106361993 gene encoding 60S ribosomal protein L6-1 produces the protein MPAAKQRTPKVSRNPDLIRGVGKYSRSQMYHKRGLWAIKAKNGGVFPRHDAKSKVVAPAEKAAKFYPAEDVKKPLANRRKPKPTKLKASITPGTVLIILAGRFKGKRVVFLKQLTSGLLLVTGPFKINGVPLRRVNQSYVIGTSTKVDISGVSIEKFDDKYFGKVAEKKTKKGEGEFFEADKEAKKEFPQERKEDQKTVDAALVKSIEAVPELKIYLGARFSLSQGMKPHELVF, from the exons ATGCCGGCGGCTAAGCAGAGGACCCCGAAAGTAAGCAGAAACCCCGATCTGATCAGGGGTGTCGGCAAATACTCTCGCTCGCAAATGTACCACAAGAGAGGTTTGTGGGCAATCAAGGCCAAAAACGGCGGCGTTTTCCCCCGTCACGACGCTAAGTCCAAGGTCGTAGCTCCGGCTGAGAAGGCCGCCAAGTTCTACCCGGCGGAAGACGTTAAGAAGCCGCTCGCCAACAGACGCAAGCCTAAGCCTACCAAACTCAA AGCTAGCATTACTCCAGGAACTGTGTTGATTATCCTTGCTGGTAGATTCAAGGGCAAGAGAGTTGTCTTTCTCAAGCAACTCACTTCTGGTTTGCTTTTGGTTACTG GGCCATTCAAGATCAACGGTGTCCCTTTGAGACGTGTTAACCAGTCGTACGTGATTGGAACCTCCACAAAGGTTGACATTTCTGGAGTCAGCATTGAGAAATTCGATGATAAGTACTTCGGAAAGGTTGCTGAGAAGAAGACTAAGAAAGGAGAAGGCGAGTTCTTTGAAGCTGACAAAGAG gCGAAGAAAGAGTTCCCACAAGAGAGGAAAGAAGACCAGAAAACCGTAGACGCAGCTCTGGTCAAATCCATTGAAGCAGTCCCAGAGCTCAAGATCTACCTCGGCGCTAGGTTCTCTTTGTCGCAAGGAATGAAACCCCATGAGCTTGTCTTCTAG